From the genome of Lutzomyia longipalpis isolate SR_M1_2022 chromosome 2, ASM2433408v1, one region includes:
- the LOC129790455 gene encoding receptor-type tyrosine-protein kinase FLT3 isoform X2 has translation MLKHMWIILGTIVVGFVLSSAENVIIEDGLRSSTWPTTPATAITYLQVEAISVHGHSIQLYLQWNGTYDQDTQIDIHVTHAPDKGKHCTSNPCYEYNVMASEGEIYIPQHPSHLIEPRKCEFEPGCTYILEMKTTNWKPLNSLLYKIPDCVDDICSCPYTSQLPNVTINGSYNTLTQTIDIDWNITTIFHLPTDVSIDHIVISLYNVRNQTIPMHGLNLFDPLVVPLIINNTNKDKLSGVAHYKLPANATEEGRKYKLEANVMDNRNCKSTDGIAFVEIPQTQSRTEDDIFVIERNKMWTFMALIPIAVVIFVAIYCVRYQRKLKRIKRLHNWQGIYRTTPFTANGRINSVSMQENILYIDTDILEARARGEADSLEIPHSSLKIGREIGKGAFGRVFIARAENIGSKTGSLIVAVKQLKKKPTADELEEFLSEITTMKKVGRHPNVVSLIGCCTIRQPLLMVMEYVGCGDLLQYLRQVRAKHEARSTAVCPTLATKSPSGAFGRLLNFSPSGTNSFSVDPTLKYPDLAHQTSSNSDASYITQPDSVPSALMRPSVTETLYTTVSNNADLSATSAGSLEYVLDHKELHNFAIQIARGMNHLEERKITHRDLAARNVLIDEQKTLKISDFGLSRTGIYVNTRNKRVPLRWLSIEAVRDNLYSSKSDVWAFGIVLWEIGTLGGFPYPTVGNHELLSYLKSGHRLQRPDNCTEDLYQIMLQCWRERPEDRPSFEELVAKLEPPQQKIYIDFNDLGPDYVFPPITEEANN, from the exons ATGCTTAAGCATATGTGGATTATTTTGGGTACAATTGTGGTGGGATTTGTGTTGAGTAGTGCTGAAAATGTAATTATCGAAGATGGATTAAGATCATCCACGTGGCCAACCACGCCAGCCACAGCAATTACATATCTCCAAGTTGAAGCCATTTCGGTCCATGGACATTCCATACAACTGTACTTGCAGTGGAATGGAACATATGATCAAG ATACTCAGATCGACATCCATGTTACACATGCTCCAGACAAAGGTAAACACTGCACATCTAATCCATGCTACGAGTACAACGTAATGGCT TCCGAAGGAGAAATATACATTCCACAACATCCATCGCATCTCATTGAACcaagaaaatgtgaatttgaACCGGGATGCACGTATATCTTAGAAATGAAGACTACCAACTGGAAGCCCCTAAATAGTcttctttacaaaattccag ATTGTGTTGATGATATTTGCTCTTGTCCCTACACCAGTCAACTCCCAAATGTGACTATTAATGGGAGCTACAACACATTAACGCAAACAATTGATATCGATTGGAATATTACAACGATTTTTCATCTCCCCACCGATGTCTCAATAGATCATATTGTCATAAG CCTCTATAACGTACGAAATCAAACAATTCCCATGCACGGATTAAATCTCTTTGATCCCCTTGTGGTGCCTCTAATTATAAACAATACAAATAAGGATAAATTATCCGGTGTGGCACATTATAAACTACCAGCGAATGCTACGGAGGAGGGAAGGAAGTATAAATTGGAAGCGAATGTCATGGACAATCGTAATTGCAAAAGCACAGATGGGATAGCATTTGTGGAAATTCCGCAGACACAGTCACGCACAGAAGATGATATATTTGTGATTGAAAGGAATAAGATG TGGACATTTATGGCTTTGATTCCCATTGCGGTTGTTATTTTTGTGGCCATTTACTGTGTACGATACCAAAGAAAGCTGAAGAGAATCAAACGACTACATAACTGGCAAGGAATTTACCGAACTACACCGTTTACAGCTAA TGGAAGAATCAATTCTGTTTCTATGCAAGAAAATATCTTGTACATCGACACCGATATTTtg GAAGCACGTGCTCGCGGGGAGGCAGATTCACTGGAAATTCCACATTCAAGTCTCAAAATTGGACGTGAAATTGGAAAAGGTGCTTTTGGGCGTGTCTTCATTGCTCGTGCTGAAAATATTGGCAGTAAAACGGGTTCACTTATTGTGGCTGTGAAGCAACTTAAAA aaaaaCCAACAGCAGATGAATTAGAGGAGTTCCTCAGTGAGATTACTACAATGAAGAAGGTGGGTCGACATCCGAATGTTGTTTCACTTATTGGTTGTTGTACCATCCGTCAACCTCTTCTCATGGTGATGGAATATGTTGGATGTGGTGATTTG CTACAATATTTACGTCAAGTTCGCGCAAAACATGAAGCTCGCTCAACTGCTGTTTGTCCTACTTTGGCAACAAAATCACCTTCTGGAGCTTTTGGAAGGCTACTAAATTTCTCACCCTCTGGCACAAACAGCTTCTCAGTGGATCCTACCCTCAAATACCCAGATTTAGCACATCAAACTTC CTCCAATTCTGATGCATCTTACATCACGCAGCCAGATAGCGTGCCATCAGCATTAATGAGACCATCAGTAACTGAAA CTCTGTACACGACTGTCAGTAACAATGCTGATCTCTCAGCTACGAGTGCTGGTTCCCTAGAGTACGTGTTGGATCATAAGGAGTTGCATAACTTTGCAATCCAGATAGCACGTGGGATGAATCATTTGGAAGAGCGGAAAATCACTCATCGTGATTTAGCAGCTCGGAATGTGCTCATTGATGAGCAGAAGACGCTGAAAATATCAGATTTTGGACTATCGAGGACCGGCATTTACGTTAACACGCGAAACAAACGCGTGCCACTGCGGTGGCTTTCAATTGAAGCGGTGCGTGATAATCTCTACAGCAGTAAAAGCGATGTTTGGGCTTTTGGGATTGTACTGTGGGAAATTGGTACTCTCGGTGGTTTTCCCTATCCAACTGTAGGCAACCATGAATTGCTGTCGTACCTCAAATCCGGACATAGACTCCAGCGACCGGATAATTGTACTGAAGACCTTTATCAGATAATGCTTCAATGTTGGCGGGAACGACCTGAAGATAGGCCATCATTTGAGGAACTTGTAGCAAAATTAGAACCACCTCAACAGAAAATTTACATTGACTTCAATGACTTAGGACCAGACTACGTTTTCCCTCCAATCACTGAAGAGGCCAACAATTAA
- the LOC129790455 gene encoding receptor-type tyrosine-protein kinase FLT3 isoform X1 — MLKHMWIILGTIVVGFVLSSAENVIIEDGLRSSTWPTTPATAITYLQVEAISVHGHSIQLYLQWNGTYDQDTQIDIHVTHAPDKGKHCTSNPCYEYNVMASEGEIYIPQHPSHLIEPRKCEFEPGCTYILEMKTTNWKPLNSLLYKIPDCVDDICSCPYTSQLPNVTINGSYNTLTQTIDIDWNITTIFHLPTDVSIDHIVISLYNVRNQTIPMHGLNLFDPLVVPLIINNTNKDKLSGVAHYKLPANATEEGRKYKLEANVMDNRNCKSTDGIAFVEIPQTQSRTEDDIFVIERNKMWTFMALIPIAVVIFVAIYCVRYQRKLKRIKRLHNWQGIYRTTPFTANGRINSVSMQENILYIDTDILEARARGEADSLEIPHSSLKIGREIGKGAFGRVFIARAENIGSKTGSLIVAVKQLKKKPTADELEEFLSEITTMKKVGRHPNVVSLIGCCTIRQPLLMVMEYVGCGDLLQYLRQVRAKHEARSTAVCPTLATKSPSGAFGRLLNFSPSGTNSFSVDPTLKYPDLAHQTSSSNSDASYITQPDSVPSALMRPSVTETLYTTVSNNADLSATSAGSLEYVLDHKELHNFAIQIARGMNHLEERKITHRDLAARNVLIDEQKTLKISDFGLSRTGIYVNTRNKRVPLRWLSIEAVRDNLYSSKSDVWAFGIVLWEIGTLGGFPYPTVGNHELLSYLKSGHRLQRPDNCTEDLYQIMLQCWRERPEDRPSFEELVAKLEPPQQKIYIDFNDLGPDYVFPPITEEANN, encoded by the exons ATGCTTAAGCATATGTGGATTATTTTGGGTACAATTGTGGTGGGATTTGTGTTGAGTAGTGCTGAAAATGTAATTATCGAAGATGGATTAAGATCATCCACGTGGCCAACCACGCCAGCCACAGCAATTACATATCTCCAAGTTGAAGCCATTTCGGTCCATGGACATTCCATACAACTGTACTTGCAGTGGAATGGAACATATGATCAAG ATACTCAGATCGACATCCATGTTACACATGCTCCAGACAAAGGTAAACACTGCACATCTAATCCATGCTACGAGTACAACGTAATGGCT TCCGAAGGAGAAATATACATTCCACAACATCCATCGCATCTCATTGAACcaagaaaatgtgaatttgaACCGGGATGCACGTATATCTTAGAAATGAAGACTACCAACTGGAAGCCCCTAAATAGTcttctttacaaaattccag ATTGTGTTGATGATATTTGCTCTTGTCCCTACACCAGTCAACTCCCAAATGTGACTATTAATGGGAGCTACAACACATTAACGCAAACAATTGATATCGATTGGAATATTACAACGATTTTTCATCTCCCCACCGATGTCTCAATAGATCATATTGTCATAAG CCTCTATAACGTACGAAATCAAACAATTCCCATGCACGGATTAAATCTCTTTGATCCCCTTGTGGTGCCTCTAATTATAAACAATACAAATAAGGATAAATTATCCGGTGTGGCACATTATAAACTACCAGCGAATGCTACGGAGGAGGGAAGGAAGTATAAATTGGAAGCGAATGTCATGGACAATCGTAATTGCAAAAGCACAGATGGGATAGCATTTGTGGAAATTCCGCAGACACAGTCACGCACAGAAGATGATATATTTGTGATTGAAAGGAATAAGATG TGGACATTTATGGCTTTGATTCCCATTGCGGTTGTTATTTTTGTGGCCATTTACTGTGTACGATACCAAAGAAAGCTGAAGAGAATCAAACGACTACATAACTGGCAAGGAATTTACCGAACTACACCGTTTACAGCTAA TGGAAGAATCAATTCTGTTTCTATGCAAGAAAATATCTTGTACATCGACACCGATATTTtg GAAGCACGTGCTCGCGGGGAGGCAGATTCACTGGAAATTCCACATTCAAGTCTCAAAATTGGACGTGAAATTGGAAAAGGTGCTTTTGGGCGTGTCTTCATTGCTCGTGCTGAAAATATTGGCAGTAAAACGGGTTCACTTATTGTGGCTGTGAAGCAACTTAAAA aaaaaCCAACAGCAGATGAATTAGAGGAGTTCCTCAGTGAGATTACTACAATGAAGAAGGTGGGTCGACATCCGAATGTTGTTTCACTTATTGGTTGTTGTACCATCCGTCAACCTCTTCTCATGGTGATGGAATATGTTGGATGTGGTGATTTG CTACAATATTTACGTCAAGTTCGCGCAAAACATGAAGCTCGCTCAACTGCTGTTTGTCCTACTTTGGCAACAAAATCACCTTCTGGAGCTTTTGGAAGGCTACTAAATTTCTCACCCTCTGGCACAAACAGCTTCTCAGTGGATCCTACCCTCAAATACCCAGATTTAGCACATCAAACTTC AAGCTCCAATTCTGATGCATCTTACATCACGCAGCCAGATAGCGTGCCATCAGCATTAATGAGACCATCAGTAACTGAAA CTCTGTACACGACTGTCAGTAACAATGCTGATCTCTCAGCTACGAGTGCTGGTTCCCTAGAGTACGTGTTGGATCATAAGGAGTTGCATAACTTTGCAATCCAGATAGCACGTGGGATGAATCATTTGGAAGAGCGGAAAATCACTCATCGTGATTTAGCAGCTCGGAATGTGCTCATTGATGAGCAGAAGACGCTGAAAATATCAGATTTTGGACTATCGAGGACCGGCATTTACGTTAACACGCGAAACAAACGCGTGCCACTGCGGTGGCTTTCAATTGAAGCGGTGCGTGATAATCTCTACAGCAGTAAAAGCGATGTTTGGGCTTTTGGGATTGTACTGTGGGAAATTGGTACTCTCGGTGGTTTTCCCTATCCAACTGTAGGCAACCATGAATTGCTGTCGTACCTCAAATCCGGACATAGACTCCAGCGACCGGATAATTGTACTGAAGACCTTTATCAGATAATGCTTCAATGTTGGCGGGAACGACCTGAAGATAGGCCATCATTTGAGGAACTTGTAGCAAAATTAGAACCACCTCAACAGAAAATTTACATTGACTTCAATGACTTAGGACCAGACTACGTTTTCCCTCCAATCACTGAAGAGGCCAACAATTAA